In Kwoniella dendrophila CBS 6074 chromosome 7, complete sequence, the following proteins share a genomic window:
- a CDS encoding cytosolic Fe-S cluster assembly factor NBP35: MIAVQAPIPPPSPLPLGPTSTVLPSSVPDNAPEHCPGVESTQAGKADACEGCPNQAVCAEGPKGPDPDLPLIRERMRQVKRKVLVLSGKGGVGKSTFSAGLSWALAADEECQTGIMDIDICGPSIPLLMGLSSSTIHTSSSGWSPAYALDNLAVMSIGFLLPSNSDAVIWRGPKKNGLIKQFLKDVEWGDLDYMVVDTPPGTSDEHLSIVQYLKETGIDGAVLVTTPQEVALQDVRKEIDFCRKVGIPILGLVENMSGFVCPNCKNENQIFEATTGGAEAMGKELGIEVLGKVPLDPRIGMTCDQGMSFLDEYPDSPATTAYLDIVQRIRELLGDE; this comes from the exons ATGATAGCTGTCCAAGCTCCAATACCTCCTCCATCACCTCTTCCGCTGGGTCCAACTTCTACCGTCCTCCCGTCTTCCGTCCCAGACAATGCTCCCGAACATTGTCCT GGTGTTGAATCGACGCAAGCTGGTAAAGCTGATGCATGTGAAGGATGTCCGAATCAAGCTGTTTGCGCAGAAGGACCAAAAGGACCAGATCCTGATTTACCGTTAATCAGAGAGAGGATGAGACAAGTCAAGAGAAAAGTTTTAGTTCtatctggtaaaggtggagtAGGGAAAAGTACTTTTTCAGCTGGATTATCTTGGGCTTTAGCAGCAGATGAAGAGTGTCAG ACTGGTATAATGGATATCGATATATGCGGGCCGTCTATACCTCTGTTAATGggtttatcatcttcaacaatacATACCTCTTCTTCCGGTTGGTCACCAGCATATGCTCTTGATAATCTAGCAGTCATGTCAATTGGATTCTTATTGCCCTCAAATTCAGACGCTGTCATATGGAGGGGTCCCAAGAAGAATGGATTAATAAAGCAGTTCTTAAAGGACGTTGAATGGGGAGATTTAGATTATATGGTAGTCGACACTCCACCAGGAACATCAGATGAACATTTATCGATAGTACAATATTTGAAAGAAACTGGTATCGACGGTGCAGTTCTGGTCACGACCCCACAAGAAGTTGCTCTACAGGATGttagaaaagaaatcgaTTTTTGTCGCAAAGTTGGTATACCAattttaggtttagttgaGAATATGTCAGGTTTCGTTTGTCCAAATTGTAAAAATGAGAACCAGATTTTTGAAGCTACAACAGGTGGTGCAGAAGCTATGGGTAAAGAATTAGGTATCGAGGTTTTAGGCAAAGTTCCTTTAGATCCTAGAATTGGTATGACCTGCGATCAAGGAATGAGTTTCTTAGATGAATATCCCGATAGTCCAGCCACAACAGCTTATCTAGATATTGTACAAAGAATAAGAGAGCTTCTGGGAGACGAATAG